The following nucleotide sequence is from Saccharothrix texasensis.
GACCGGCCGCTCGTCGTCCCGGCAGAGCTTCACCGGCTGGGTCCGCTGACCCGGCACGCCGCCACCAGCGCGAACACCGAACCGACCCAGTCCGAGGGGACAGCCATGCCTTCTTTCGCCACGCCCGGGACCATCACGCTCGACCTCGACGTCGTCGCCGGCCACGTCCTCATCACCGCCTCCGACCGGGACGACACCGAGGTCGAGGTCGACCCCGCCGACCCGGACGACACCAAGGACGTCACCGCCGCCCAGGGCACCTCGGTCGACTTCGCCGACGGCCGGCTCACCGTCCGGACACCCCGCTCGCGCAGCATCTTCGGCAAGGCCGGCGTGGTCGACGTGGTGGTGCGGCTGCCCGCCGGCTCGAACGTCGTCGCGCACGGCTCGCTCGCCGACTTCCGCGGCGAGGGCGTGCTGGGCGAGTGCCGCTTCAAGACCTCCGCCGGGCACATCAGGCTCCAGGACACGGCCGCGCTCAAGGCCTCCACCTCCCACGGCGACGTGTCGGTGGAGCAGGTCACCGGCCGCGCCGAGCTGTCGACCGGCTCCGGCGAGCTGCGCGTCGACCGGCTCGACGGCGTCGGCACGGTGAAGAACTCCAACGGCGCGACCACGATCGGCGAGGTCACCGGCGACGTCCGGGTCGGCGCCGCCAACGGCGACATCTTCGTCGGCCACGCCGGCGGGGACGTGCGCGCCAAGACCGTCAACGGCCGCATCCGCCTCGACGAGGTCGTGCGCGGCTCCGTGGTCGTGGAGACGTCGGCCGGCGGGCTGGAGGTCGGCATCCGCGAGGGCACGGCCGCGTGGCTGGACGTGCGCTCGACCGCCGGCCGCGTGCGCAACGAGCTGAGCAGCGCCGACGCGCCGGGCGACACCGAGGAGCGGGTCGAGGTCCGCGCCCGGACTTCCTTGGGGGACATCGTCATCCACCGCGCGTGACCACAACGACCATTGGGGGACAAGACAATGTGGGACACCAACCCGCAGCAGTTCTGGCTGCGCGGAGAACGACCCGGCAACGCCGTCGAGTACGACGAGCAGCTCGGCTTCTGGAACGTCCACGGCCACCCCGAGTCCGTCGAGGTCCTCGGCGACTGGGCCCGGTTCTCGTCCGACACCACTCGGCTGCTCCCGACCGCCGACGAGTCGCTGACCGAGGGCAACATCATCCAGCTCGACCCGCCGGCGCACCAGAAGCTGCGCCGCCTGGTCAGCCACGCGTTCACGCCCAAGGTCGTGGCCGACCTCGGCACGCGCATCACCGAGCTCACCGGCGAACTGCTCGACGACGTCACCGGTGACGACTTCGAGCTGGTCCGCGACCTGGCCTACCCGCTGCCGGTGATCGTGATCGCCGAGCTGCTGGGCGTGCCGAGCAGCGACCGCGACCTGTTCAAGGTGTGGGTCGACAAGATGTTCGAGAGCACCAACCAGTTCTCGCTCAAGGACGACGTGGCCAAGCAGGAGCAGGGGCTGCGCGACAGCGTCGACGCCATCCGGCCGCTGGTGGACTACCTGGGCGAGCACGCCGCCCAGTGCCGCCGCACGCCGCGGGCCGGGCTGCTCAACGACCTCGTCCAGGCCGAAGTGGACGGTGAGCGCCTGACCGACGCGCAGGTGGTGAACTTCGCGGCCGTGCTGCTGGTGGCCGGCCACCTCACCACCACCATGCTGCTCGGCAACACCGTGCTGGCCCTGGACGCGCACCCGGACCAGTTCGCGGCGGTCCGCCGCGACCGCGCGCTGGTCCCCGCCGCCATCGAGGAGTCGCTGAGGTTCCTCACCCCGTTCGCCGCGGTCGCACGGGTCACCACCGGGCCTCAGGTGCTCGGCGGCGTCGAGATCCCCGCCGACCAGATGCTGTTGCTGTGGGTCGGCGCGGCCAACCGGGACCCGCGCCGGTTCGCGAACCCGGACGCCTTCGACGTCACCCGCGACCCCAACCCGCACCTGGGCTTCGGCCGCGGCGCGCACTTCTGCCTCGGCGCGCCGCTGGCCCGGCTGGAGGGGCGCCTCGCGCTGGACGTCCTGCTCGACCGCTTCCCGCGGCTGCGCACGGACCCCGACCGGCGGCCGGTGTTCATGCCGTCGCCGAACCTGACCGGCGTGCGGTCCCTGCCGCTGCTCACCGACTGACCGAGGAGCCACCCATGGCGATCACCGCCACCGGTCTGCGCAAGTCCTACGGCGACCACGCCGTGCTCGACGGCCTCGACCTCCAGGTCGAGCCCGGCACGGTGTTCGCCCTGCTCGGGCCCAACGGCGCGGGCAAGACGACCACCGTGCAGGTCCTGTCCACGCTCATCACCCCCGACGCCGGCGCCGCGACCGTCGCGGGCCACGACCTGGCCCGCGATCCGGCGGGCGTCCGCGAGGCCATCGGCGTCACCGGCCAGTTCTCCGCCGTGGACAACCTGCTCACCGGCGAGGAGAACCTGGGGCTGATGGCGGACCTCGCCCACCTCGACCGCCGGGAGGGCCGCCGCACCTGCGCCCGCCTGCTGGAGCAGTTCGACCTCGTGGACGCGGCGCGCCGGCCCGCGTCCACCTACTCCGGCGGCATGCGCCGACGCCTCGACCTGGCGATGACGCTGGTCGGCGGCCCGGAGGTGATCTTCCTGGACGAGCCGACCACCGGCCTCGACCCGCGCAGCAGGCACGCGATGTGGCAGGTCATCCGCGGCCTGGTCGCGGACGGCGTGACGATCTTCCTCACCACCCAGTACCTGGAGGAGGCCGACGAGCTGGCGGACCGGATCGCCGTGCTCGACGGCGGCCGGCTGGTCGCCGAGGGCACCGCGGCCGAGCTGAAGCGGCTGATCCCGGGCGGGCACGTGCGGCTGCGCTTCGCCGACGCGCGCACGCTCGACCTGGCCGCCGCGGCGCTCGGCGGCTCTTCCCGCGACGACGAGGGCCTGACCCTCGACGCGCCCGGCGACGGTGGCGTGCGGCAGTTGCGGGCCCTGCTCGACCGGCTGGACGAGGCCGCGGTCCACGTGCAGGACCTGTCCGTGCACACACCGGACCTCGACGACGTCTTCTTCGCCCTGACCACCGAGAGGAGCGTGCGGCGGTGAGCACCACGGCCATCCGCGACACGACGACCATGCTGCGCCGCAACCTGCGGCACATGCAGCGCTTCCCGATGATGTCCATCGGCACGATCGGCATGCCGGTGCTGATGATGCTGCTGTTCGTGCACGTGTTCGGCGGCTCGCTCGACACCACGATCCCCGGCGGCGCGTCCTACGTGGACTACCTGGTGCCCGGCATCCTGGTGATGGCCGTCGGCGCCGGGGCCGCGTGGACCTCGGTGAACATCAACACGGACATGGGCGAGGGCATCATCGCCCGGTTCCGCACCATGGCGATCTCCCGCTACTCGGTGCTGACCGGGCAGGCGCTGAGCAGCCTGCTCAACACCGCGCTCACCCTGGCGCTGGTGATCGGCGTGGCGCTGCTCAACGGGTTCCGCCCGTCGGCCGGCCCCGCCGACTGGCTCGCCGCGGCCGGGCTGCTGCTGCTCATCGCGTTCGCGTTCACGTGGCTGGGCATCGCCTTCGGCATGGGCGCGAAGACGGTCGCCGGCGCCAACAGCTCCGCGCTGCCGCTGCAGTTCCTGCCGTTCGTCAGCAGCGCGTTCGTGCCGACCGACTCGATGTCGAGCGGGCTCGTGTGGTTCGCCGGGCACCAGCCGTTCACGCCGATCACCGACACCCTGCGCGGGCTGCTGGTCGGCACGCCGGTCGGCGACAGCGGGTACTGGGCGGTCGGCTGGTGCCTCGTGCTCAGCGCCGTCGGCTACGCCAGGTCGCGGGTCCTGTTCGACCGAGACCCCTCCCGCTGAGCTGCGCGGACGCTAAGATCACCCGGTGCGACCACTGGCTCCGGGAGTCCACCAGCTGCTCGGCCGTCCTCCACACATGGTCAACGCCTACCTGGTGGAGGACGTGCTGGTGGACGCGGGCACGCCGTCGGCCCGCAAGCGGATCACCCGCCAGCTCGACGGCCGCGCCATCGCCGCGCACGTGGTGACGCACGCGCACCCGGACCACTTCGGCTCCAGCCACGCGGTGTGCGAGCGGTACGACGTGCCGCTGTGGGCCGGCGCGAAGGACGTGGAGGCGATCACCACCGCCACCCCGGTGCCCTCGCCCGGTCTCGCCGGCTCCCTGCTGTCGCGGATGAAGATGCCCTCGCCGCACCCGGTCGCCCGGGGGCTGGGCGAGGGCGACGAGGTCGCCGGGTTCACCGTGCTGGACGTGCCCGGCCACTCGCCCGGCCACATCGCCCTGTGGCGCGACCACGACGGCGTGCTGATCTGCGGCGACGTGTTCTTCAACGTGCTGCGTCCCAGCGCGCCGCCCAAGATCCTGACCTTCGACGACGAGCGCAACCGGGCCTCCATGCGCCGGCTCGCGGAGCTGCGGCCGAAGCTCGTGCTGTTCGGCCACGGCCGCCCGCTGCGCGACCCGGACCGCCTGCTGCGCCTCGTCGGATGAGCACGCTGGAGCGGGACCGCGAGCTGGCGCGCATCACGGCGGCGCTGGACTCCGCGGTGGCGGGCGAGGGCCGGGTCGTGGTCGTCGAGGGCCGCGCGGGCATCGGCAAGACCCGGCTGGTGCAGGACACCAGGGCGTTGGCCAAGCAGCGCGGTTTCGGCCGGTTGCAGGCGGTCGGCGACGTGCTGGAGAGCGCGATGGCCTGGGGTGTCGTGCGGCAGCTCGTGGAGCGGTCGGTGTCGCGGTACCGGGGCGAGGTGCGGGAGAAGATCCTGGCCGGGCCGTCCGGCGCCGCGCTGCGGGCGCTCGACGGCGCGGCGGCCGACCCGAGCGAGGCGGAGCTGGCCCGCACGCTGCACGCGCTGTGGTGGGTGGCGGTGGACCTGTCCGCCACCCGGCCGCTGCTGATCACGGTCGACGACGCGCAGTGGGCGGACCTGTCCTCGGCGCGGTTCCTGGCCTACCTGTCGCGGCGGATCGCGGACCTGCCGATCGCGCTGGTCGTCGCCACCCGGCCGGTGGCCGACAGCACGGGTCCGCTGGCGCAGCTGAGCGTGTCGCGGCAGGCCGAGCGGCTGGTGCCGCGCCCGCTCACGCCCGCGGCGCTGGCCGAGCTGGTCACGGCGCGCGGGGTGCGCCCGCACCCCGCGGTGGTGGCCGCGCTGCACGCGGCGGGCGCGGGGAACCCGCTGCTGACCGGGGTCCTGGTGGACGAGCTGGACGCGCTGGCGCTGCCGCTGGACGACCCGGACACGGCGGACCGGGTCGCCCGGCTCGGCCCCAGCCCCGTGTTCCGCGCCGCGCTCGGCCGGTTGCCCGCCGACGCGGTCCGGTTGGCGGGCGCCGCCGCCGTGCTCGGCACCGCCGGCGACCCGTGGCTGGCCGGCCAGGTCGCCGACCTGGACGACGACCGGCTGCGACCCGCCGTCGACGCGCTGGTCTCGGCGCACGTGCTGACCGGTGAGCAGCTCCAGTTCGCGCACCCGGTGGTGCGCGAGGCCGTGCTGGCGGACCTGGGCCCGGTGGCCCGCGCCGCGCTGCACGCCCGCGCGGCCGGCCGGCTGTGGGAGGCCAAGGCGCCGGCGGACCGGATCGCCGCGCACCTCGCGCACGCGCCGAGGGGCAGCCTGCCGCAGGCCGTGGACGTGCTGCGGGCGGCGGCCGGCGCGCTGCTCTCGGCGGGTGATCCGCGCACCGCGGCGGCGCACCTCAGGCGCGCGGTGGACGAACGGCCGGACGACCCGGCCCTGCGCGCCGAGCTGGGCCGGGCGCTGCTGCGCGGAGGCGAGGCCGCCGAGGCGCGCCACGAGCTGCGGATCGCCGCCGCCGAGGTGCCGGACGCGGAACTGCTGGCCGCCGCCGCGTCCGCGACCGCCGCCGTGGAAGGGCCGGACGCGGCGATCGCCGAGCTGACCGACGCCATCGCGGCCCGCGCCCCCGACGCGGGACGGCTGCACCTGGAGGCCAGGTTGGCGGTCGCGCGGTCGTTCTCGCCCCGGCACCGCCAGGCGGCGTCCGACCACCTGAGGGGGCACGCCTCGCTGGCCGGCCGCACCCCGGACGAGCGCACGCTGCTCGGCCTGCTCGCGCAGACCGGCCGCTACGAGGTGTGGCCCTCGACCGAGGTCGCCGCCATCGCGTTGCGCGCGTTGTCGCACGGCGCGTACTTCGACGACGCCACCGGCAGCACCGACGCCATGGTGGCGTGGCTGGTGGCGCTGATCGCGTTGATGGCCGCGGACGGCGTGGAGGAGGGCAGGCGGGAGATCGACCGGGCCCGGCTGCGGGTGCGGGCGCACGGGTCGCCGGTCGAGTTCGCCATGGTCGGCAACGCCGCCGGGTTCCTGAACTGGCGGACGGGCTCGATGCGCGAGGTGGCCGCCGAGTCCGAGGGCGTGCTGGCCGCCGTGGCGGAGGAGGACCCGGCGCCGCAGGTGGTGGCGGCGCGGGCGACGGCCACGCACTTCCTGGCCTACGCCGCCCTGGAGCGCGGCGACCTGGCCGGGGCGGCGGCCACGCTGGCGCGGTTCGACGCCGAGCACACCGAGTCGCCGCAGATCATGCCGACCATCTGGCTGCACGAGCCGCGGGCGCTGCTGGCCCTGGCGCAGGGCGACCCCCGGCGGGCGCGGGCCGA
It contains:
- a CDS encoding ATP-binding cassette domain-containing protein translates to MAITATGLRKSYGDHAVLDGLDLQVEPGTVFALLGPNGAGKTTTVQVLSTLITPDAGAATVAGHDLARDPAGVREAIGVTGQFSAVDNLLTGEENLGLMADLAHLDRREGRRTCARLLEQFDLVDAARRPASTYSGGMRRRLDLAMTLVGGPEVIFLDEPTTGLDPRSRHAMWQVIRGLVADGVTIFLTTQYLEEADELADRIAVLDGGRLVAEGTAAELKRLIPGGHVRLRFADARTLDLAAAALGGSSRDDEGLTLDAPGDGGVRQLRALLDRLDEAAVHVQDLSVHTPDLDDVFFALTTERSVRR
- a CDS encoding helix-turn-helix transcriptional regulator, which translates into the protein MSTLERDRELARITAALDSAVAGEGRVVVVEGRAGIGKTRLVQDTRALAKQRGFGRLQAVGDVLESAMAWGVVRQLVERSVSRYRGEVREKILAGPSGAALRALDGAAADPSEAELARTLHALWWVAVDLSATRPLLITVDDAQWADLSSARFLAYLSRRIADLPIALVVATRPVADSTGPLAQLSVSRQAERLVPRPLTPAALAELVTARGVRPHPAVVAALHAAGAGNPLLTGVLVDELDALALPLDDPDTADRVARLGPSPVFRAALGRLPADAVRLAGAAAVLGTAGDPWLAGQVADLDDDRLRPAVDALVSAHVLTGEQLQFAHPVVREAVLADLGPVARAALHARAAGRLWEAKAPADRIAAHLAHAPRGSLPQAVDVLRAAAGALLSAGDPRTAAAHLRRAVDERPDDPALRAELGRALLRGGEAAEARHELRIAAAEVPDAELLAAAASATAAVEGPDAAIAELTDAIAARAPDAGRLHLEARLAVARSFSPRHRQAASDHLRGHASLAGRTPDERTLLGLLAQTGRYEVWPSTEVAAIALRALSHGAYFDDATGSTDAMVAWLVALIALMAADGVEEGRREIDRARLRVRAHGSPVEFAMVGNAAGFLNWRTGSMREVAAESEGVLAAVAEEDPAPQVVAARATATHFLAYAALERGDLAGAAATLARFDAEHTESPQIMPTIWLHEPRALLALAQGDPRRARAEAHRQRDAMLAAELDPPTIPWRNPAARAAMLLGDEAEALALAEEQVALAGKWAAPTEVGAALRLLAHVDQARRVELLTESVRVLEHSPARLYLARSLVDLGEALRVARRRVDAREPLHRAVDLAAECGSPVIRARASEALEALGDRPRRSPLAGAEALTASERRVADLAATGRGNREIAQELFVTPKTVENHLGRIYTKLGISGRRDLARVLA
- a CDS encoding cytochrome P450 is translated as MWDTNPQQFWLRGERPGNAVEYDEQLGFWNVHGHPESVEVLGDWARFSSDTTRLLPTADESLTEGNIIQLDPPAHQKLRRLVSHAFTPKVVADLGTRITELTGELLDDVTGDDFELVRDLAYPLPVIVIAELLGVPSSDRDLFKVWVDKMFESTNQFSLKDDVAKQEQGLRDSVDAIRPLVDYLGEHAAQCRRTPRAGLLNDLVQAEVDGERLTDAQVVNFAAVLLVAGHLTTTMLLGNTVLALDAHPDQFAAVRRDRALVPAAIEESLRFLTPFAAVARVTTGPQVLGGVEIPADQMLLLWVGAANRDPRRFANPDAFDVTRDPNPHLGFGRGAHFCLGAPLARLEGRLALDVLLDRFPRLRTDPDRRPVFMPSPNLTGVRSLPLLTD
- a CDS encoding DUF4097 family beta strand repeat-containing protein — encoded protein: MPSFATPGTITLDLDVVAGHVLITASDRDDTEVEVDPADPDDTKDVTAAQGTSVDFADGRLTVRTPRSRSIFGKAGVVDVVVRLPAGSNVVAHGSLADFRGEGVLGECRFKTSAGHIRLQDTAALKASTSHGDVSVEQVTGRAELSTGSGELRVDRLDGVGTVKNSNGATTIGEVTGDVRVGAANGDIFVGHAGGDVRAKTVNGRIRLDEVVRGSVVVETSAGGLEVGIREGTAAWLDVRSTAGRVRNELSSADAPGDTEERVEVRARTSLGDIVIHRA
- a CDS encoding ABC transporter permease, with amino-acid sequence MLRRNLRHMQRFPMMSIGTIGMPVLMMLLFVHVFGGSLDTTIPGGASYVDYLVPGILVMAVGAGAAWTSVNINTDMGEGIIARFRTMAISRYSVLTGQALSSLLNTALTLALVIGVALLNGFRPSAGPADWLAAAGLLLLIAFAFTWLGIAFGMGAKTVAGANSSALPLQFLPFVSSAFVPTDSMSSGLVWFAGHQPFTPITDTLRGLLVGTPVGDSGYWAVGWCLVLSAVGYARSRVLFDRDPSR
- a CDS encoding MBL fold metallo-hydrolase: MRPLAPGVHQLLGRPPHMVNAYLVEDVLVDAGTPSARKRITRQLDGRAIAAHVVTHAHPDHFGSSHAVCERYDVPLWAGAKDVEAITTATPVPSPGLAGSLLSRMKMPSPHPVARGLGEGDEVAGFTVLDVPGHSPGHIALWRDHDGVLICGDVFFNVLRPSAPPKILTFDDERNRASMRRLAELRPKLVLFGHGRPLRDPDRLLRLVG